The genome window TGGTTGCGGGGGTCCTGAAAGAAGCCGTCATCAACTATTCCCAACGAAACAGCCCATTCTTTATACGGAACGTAGGAATAGATGTAACGTGCGCCAACAACGTGAAGGATCGTGAAGCATACGATGCCTGCAAATGCCGACATAGGTAACCTTTGTCTGAATATGTCAATGCTCAACGGCACCAGCAGCAGTATAGTTCCAATGTGCTGAAGTATCTGCTCATGTGGATATATATGATTGATACATGTAATTATCGAAATAATCACAACCAGCAGAACAAGCGTAAGTTTTGTTTTGTCTATTTTCATGTCGTCTTGGTGTATATGATAAAAAAGGGAACTGGAAGTTAACTCTTTTATAATTGATAAAATCTGTTCTTGAAATATTTTGTTTTTACGATATATTGATATTGAATCATTATATGCAACTGTCCAAAGGGCTGTTGTCTTGGGAATTGCAATGTCGTAAGATTTATTTATCTTAGTGTTGATATTGACTTCGCTATTTTGGGATGATAACCACCTTTTTCCTTGATGTAATCGATGAGTTCTGCGAAGAGGTTATTGTGTCTTAATGTTGGCTCGTTACCAGTGAGAATCAGCTGCTTGCGGGCTCTTGTGAGAGCAACATTCAGCTTGCGGTCGATGGGTTGATCGTCTTCGTGGAACGTGTTGGCGGTGAGAAAGTCGAGCTGATAGCGGCTCTGAATGGTGAAAGAGTAGAGAATGATGTCACGTTGGCTTCCCTGATAGCGTTCGACAGTGTCGATACTGATTTCTTCCAGTTCGGGAATGCCGAGCTTCTCAATCTCCTTTCGTATCATTGCAATCTGATTGCGATAGGGGACAATGACACCGACAGACTTCTGAGGCTCAAAGTCATTGCCGAGTTGACGATGCAGACGTCTGAGCAGGTCGGCGATGATGCGTGCCTCTTCCGTGTTAACCTTCTCTGAAATGTTCAGTTGTCGGCACGGCTTTGAAGGGATGAAAATCATACGATTTGCCTTCAGGACATCATCCGTTTCGTCTTCGCTTGCTTCGTTGTAAGGCAAGGTTTTCTCCAGTTGATGTGCTAATGGAACACATTCTAGTTGTTCCTTTGCATAGAACTTTCTATTTGCAAAGTCGGCAATATCGGGATGCATTCGTCCTTGTTTGTGCAATGTGCCGATAAAGTCCGTGCGTCCTGCAGCACGCTCTGTGAGGATAAGGCGTTCAAAGAGAGAGTTGGCGCAGGAGTTAAGATGGATAGCTTTCAGCGTTTCGTCTTCAACAATCACTTCCGTATCACTCTGCTGCACAACAGTTGGCAGCTGTTTATGGTCGCCAATCAGTATAAACTTTCGGACAGCCTCACCCCCCGCCCTTTCCTTCAGAGAGGGAGCTGCAAGATTGGTGATGTTTTGCGAAATGTTTGCATACGAATTATTTACCGTTTTATAGCTCCCCTGCTGTGAGCCCGTATGGGATTCGTTAGCTGCAGCTCCCTCTCTGAAGGAGAGGGCGGGGGGTGAGGCTATAATACTTTTCAGCACCCATTCTGTCTGGTTCATTACCTCTTTGTTGGTAAATCGCAGTACATAAAATCCTTGTTCATTAAGATACTCTGTGCGGATAGAATCTTTTTCTTGCTGTTCTTTGCTATCATGATACTCACCATCGACTTCAATGATAAGACTAATTTCCAAGCAAATAAAATCAGCAATATAGTCCCCTATGGCATGTTGCCTCCTGAACTTCAATCCAAGTTGTCGGTTTCTTATACATTGCCAAAGTAATTCCTCAGCATCAGTTGGGTTCTTACGATTATTGACAGCATTGTTTTTAAGAATTTGATAGATATCAGGCTGGGCTGTACGGAGTGGGGAAACCTCACCCCTCGCCCTCTCCTTCAGAGAGGGAACTGCAAGATTGGTAATGTTTTGCGAAATGTTTGCATACGAATTATTTACCGTTTTATAGTTCCCCTGCTGTGAGCCCGTATGGGATTCGTTAGCTGCAGCTCCCTCTCTGAAGGAGAGGGCGGGGGGTGAGGCTGTCAGTAAACCAATGATATTCGGCTCCAATATTTGACTCGCTTCATCAATGATGGCAAGGTCAAAATGCTTGATATTGAAGAGGGCGGAACGGGAGTTCATTGTTGAGGTGGTGGCAACTACAATCCGTGCATTCTCTAAGGTTGACTTGATGATGTTAAGTGTTGGACTTTCATCAATGACCTCCTGCAACAGATGGTCGCTGTATTTCGGGTCACAGCTGAACTCATTACCAATACGGATATAGTCAAGAGCATTCTCCGTTAGCATGTTACAAATCTCATCCACAGCACGATTTGTATAAGCAAGGAGAAGGATGGATGGATGGGTGTTAGGTGTTAGGTGTTGGGTGTTGATGGCTTCTGAAAGCTCGTTGTCCTTAGATACTTCCGCTGAATAAGCTGATGATGATTGTGAATAGATGCTTTCTTCCAACTGCTCACGCACAAGGAACTGCAGAGCCTGCGAGGTTTTTCCTGTGCCTGGAGGACCGATAAGGAGGAAATAATCCTGTGCCTGCTTTGCTTTCAGGATGATTTCGTCATAATCGGGATGGTAGCTGCGTGATAAGGTAAGGGACTTATCAATACGTGGTGCACGCTGTCCCAAGAGCAGTTGACGGCGTTCTTCGTTCGAAGTGATGAAGGTGTAGAGGCTTCGGATGGCTGAAGTGCCACCGATGTCACTACCAGCGTGCTCAATGGCAAAACACTCTCCGCTGATAAGGTCAGGATTCTGCTGTCCGTCATTGAGGTGTACGATGAGGCTGTCACCATGTATCTCCTGTAAAGAACCTTTGAAAAGAATACTTTGCCGCACGTCGGGTGCCTCGTTCTTCTTGTACGCATAGAGATAAATCATATCTCCTCTGCGGAAGTTCGGGAGGAAATCTTCTCCCTGCTGGGGTACGGATAGTGTTATTGTATCATAGCCATTGAATGAGCTGCTGCGCTCTTTCCCGGTGATAGTCAGTCCGGTATAGATGTTTCCTGTCTCCTTCTTCTCTGCTAAAGGCATATTCCAAAGGTCGGCATTGCAGTTTCCCACACCTTCCTGTGCCCCCACTTTTCCCACAAGCTGTTCCTTGATTACAAAGTTCATCATACGTGTGAAATAAGCACGTTCAAGGTCGTTGAGCTGGTGAAGCGGTGCAAGCGTCTCTGTTAGCTGTGGCAAGAGGTATCTGTTGTAGAAGTTGTCGTTTTGTTTCTCGGTGTTCAGTGTCTGCGGTGTGAGTAATGGCAACATCCTTTCAAAACCATTCTCTGCCATCCAGAACTCCGTTGCCACGGCTTGATTACGGAAGCGGATAGCCTCACGTATCAGTGTCTGCAGCGGCTCCACTTCGAGCAATCCGTCGGGTAGGGGATATTTAGAGTACAACAGTTGGATATGTGCATTCTTCGGACTAAGCTGAAAATTATATTGCAGGATACCATAGTAGAGCAACAGCTGCACATAGTGTTTCTCAACGTGGAGTGACCCATGCGGATTTTTATATTTGCGTTCAATAAAGATATTCTTGCCTGACTTCTGCTCAACAAGCAGTTTTAAGTCGGTTGTCATCAAGTCTACACGACCCTGTATGCCCAATCGCTCACACACGAAAGACGGCTCGAGGATAGCTTTCTCACGGTCGAAGCTCTGGAAGATTTCGTCCACAATATCCTTGATGTTCTCCACCTGCTGTTCTGCCTCCTGCTTGAAGGAAGCTGCATCGAAGTCAGGACAGGTGGCAAAGTCCAATGCCTTCTCTCTGAAATTAGAGCGGAAGGTGTCTTTGATGTCGTATGGGGCTGGGTGGTTGATGATGTCGTCGAGGGCTGAACCGGCAAAGTTACCTAAAACAATATGCTTGTTAGTAGGACGAGGGGTAAGCCTGTTGACGGTAAAAAGCAACGGATGGTGTCCGTAACTTTCAAAACAGTTGGCGATGGTAGAGATGTCTATCAGATAGTCTGGCTCTACAACGATAAGACGTGGTACAACCTTCTTTCGTGTAACAGTACAGTCAAGGAGGTTCAGCTGCATCCCTTCGCGCAGTAACGGGCGCAGATAGCTGAAGTCAACATACTCCGGTGTGTCCATATAGTCAACCGTCAGGAGTTCTTCGCTGCTGTCCTGATTGGTCACTGCTACTTGAATCGTATGCTCATCCCACTTCCTAACGAAACACCGGATATAACGATAATTCGTAATCTGAATATTCTCCGTGATGCGTCCGTGCGCTGGAATCCTGCCAACGAGGAACGAGGGAATAGTCTCCTGCACGACAGCAGAGACGAAGATAGCCAGTGCACGACAGTCATACGCCACGTCTTCAGGGAGGATCGGGGCGTAGGAGTTACTGTGACGACGCATTTTCTGGATTGCCACAATGTCCTGTGGGGCAATGTTATGCTGTCTGCAAAGCGACTCTACCTGTGAAGAAAGGTTGCCGAACCCATGTCGGGTATTTTTCAATCCTTCATGACAGGCAATGACGAGCGTCTCGTGCATGATGAGTGCCTGTACTTCAGATGGTGCCGAAAGAATATCGGCAATGCGTGTGAAAAGTTCGTGTGCCATAGAAAAATGTCTCCCCTGTCACCCCCGAAGAGGAGGAATTACATTCGTGCAGTGTGTGGGGACTGATTCATTGCTGTATGTTTTGAGTGGAAATAGTTGTTTTTAAATTAGTTTGTTACAGGTGATATATACCACAGAAAGACCTTTGGTGCGAATTATTTTCATGAAGAGAAGAATTTATTTACATGAAAATAAATATTTTTCTTCGTGAAAATAAATATTTTTTTTCATGAAAATAATTCGACGATGATGGTCGTTTCGCTCTTTTACTGTCCTCCCAAGCGTTCAAAGAAGGTGATGATTTCCTCCCAAGTCTTGAACTCTTCACTACCGAAAAGTAGGCTTGTTCCGAGGAAGTCATCGTGTTCTGTGCTACTGATGAAGTAATCGCCATAGAGAAGTTGGGGCTGGTTGGTGAAGATAGTATGGTTCCACGCTGGTGCGCTGAAGGCATCTTCAATCCACGCCTGCTGCTCGGTGAGAGCTGACGGATTGTTCGTAGGTGCAGGACATACGAAGAAGACGTTGTAGTTATCGAGTAAGAACTCGTAAGCCTTATGCAGGCTCGATTTCGGTTTGCAGTATCCATCTGCGAGCGTGTTCTGGTCAATGAGTACCGTACGGCGTTCGCGTCCTTCCTGTCGGTCGTCAATCCATCGGATGACTGGCATGAGATAATGGAAAACCGCTTTCTCAATGAGGCGGTGTTCACCGTGGAAACGGATGGCCTGAGGGTAGTGTTCGTTGAAAAGGTCGAAGGTGTGGACTACAGGGTCAGCATCACCGAAGAGTCCGAAGACACGTTGCTGTTCTTCCTCCGTCACCAGTGAGAAGCATTGTTCGGTGATTTCCTTATACTCCTTCACCAATGCCTTGGTCACGATAACCTCCTGTATGCCGTCCTGTCTCTCGTTCTGGAACACCTGTTTGCCCATCATGTTGCTCTCGCTGATGGTTGTTCCCATCTGAAAGGCTGGATTAACGCAGATACGGTCGACACCATAAAGCATCTCGGTGTACATTCCTCCCATTGAAGTACCAATGATAAGGTCGGGCTTTTCAGTGTCAACGAGGTTGCGCAATAGCTCCATCGCCTCCTCAGGATGTATGGGGAGGTCAGGCGCAATGACAGTTGCTTCGGGCATATAATCCCTCAGTATCTGTACCGTATGACTTGAACCGGCTGACATAAAGCCATG of Prevotella fusca JCM 17724 contains these proteins:
- a CDS encoding DUF559 domain-containing protein, producing the protein MAHELFTRIADILSAPSEVQALIMHETLVIACHEGLKNTRHGFGNLSSQVESLCRQHNIAPQDIVAIQKMRRHSNSYAPILPEDVAYDCRALAIFVSAVVQETIPSFLVGRIPAHGRITENIQITNYRYIRCFVRKWDEHTIQVAVTNQDSSEELLTVDYMDTPEYVDFSYLRPLLREGMQLNLLDCTVTRKKVVPRLIVVEPDYLIDISTIANCFESYGHHPLLFTVNRLTPRPTNKHIVLGNFAGSALDDIINHPAPYDIKDTFRSNFREKALDFATCPDFDAASFKQEAEQQVENIKDIVDEIFQSFDREKAILEPSFVCERLGIQGRVDLMTTDLKLLVEQKSGKNIFIERKYKNPHGSLHVEKHYVQLLLYYGILQYNFQLSPKNAHIQLLYSKYPLPDGLLEVEPLQTLIREAIRFRNQAVATEFWMAENGFERMLPLLTPQTLNTEKQNDNFYNRYLLPQLTETLAPLHQLNDLERAYFTRMMNFVIKEQLVGKVGAQEGVGNCNADLWNMPLAEKKETGNIYTGLTITGKERSSSFNGYDTITLSVPQQGEDFLPNFRRGDMIYLYAYKKNEAPDVRQSILFKGSLQEIHGDSLIVHLNDGQQNPDLISGECFAIEHAGSDIGGTSAIRSLYTFITSNEERRQLLLGQRAPRIDKSLTLSRSYHPDYDEIILKAKQAQDYFLLIGPPGTGKTSQALQFLVREQLEESIYSQSSSAYSAEVSKDNELSEAINTQHLTPNTHPSILLLAYTNRAVDEICNMLTENALDYIRIGNEFSCDPKYSDHLLQEVIDESPTLNIIKSTLENARIVVATTSTMNSRSALFNIKHFDLAIIDEASQILEPNIIGLLTASPPALSFREGAAANESHTGSQQGNYKTVNNSYANISQNITNLAVPSLKERARGEVSPLRTAQPDIYQILKNNAVNNRKNPTDAEELLWQCIRNRQLGLKFRRQHAIGDYIADFICLEISLIIEVDGEYHDSKEQQEKDSIRTEYLNEQGFYVLRFTNKEVMNQTEWVLKSIIASPPALSFREGAAANESHTGSQQGSYKTVNNSYANISQNITNLAAPSLKERAGGEAVRKFILIGDHKQLPTVVQQSDTEVIVEDETLKAIHLNSCANSLFERLILTERAAGRTDFIGTLHKQGRMHPDIADFANRKFYAKEQLECVPLAHQLEKTLPYNEASEDETDDVLKANRMIFIPSKPCRQLNISEKVNTEEARIIADLLRRLHRQLGNDFEPQKSVGVIVPYRNQIAMIRKEIEKLGIPELEEISIDTVERYQGSQRDIILYSFTIQSRYQLDFLTANTFHEDDQPIDRKLNVALTRARKQLILTGNEPTLRHNNLFAELIDYIKEKGGYHPKIAKSISTLR
- a CDS encoding YqiA/YcfP family alpha/beta fold hydrolase, translating into MENQYKKTFPDLMVGKKIIYVHGFMSAGSSHTVQILRDYMPEATVIAPDLPIHPEEAMELLRNLVDTEKPDLIIGTSMGGMYTEMLYGVDRICVNPAFQMGTTISESNMMGKQVFQNERQDGIQEVIVTKALVKEYKEITEQCFSLVTEEEQQRVFGLFGDADPVVHTFDLFNEHYPQAIRFHGEHRLIEKAVFHYLMPVIRWIDDRQEGRERRTVLIDQNTLADGYCKPKSSLHKAYEFLLDNYNVFFVCPAPTNNPSALTEQQAWIEDAFSAPAWNHTIFTNQPQLLYGDYFISSTEHDDFLGTSLLFGSEEFKTWEEIITFFERLGGQ